A region from the Aphis gossypii isolate Hap1 chromosome 1, ASM2018417v2, whole genome shotgun sequence genome encodes:
- the LOC114129097 gene encoding uncharacterized protein LOC114129097 — MAYVNVADWKSDQVADWLKGLDSVIIPYIKYFIDTDVNGQKLLDMQPNDLDKIGVQKIGHQELILEAVDLLRNFHYELDKENVQLLALRLSCSAHSLYKDIKQNYLNSTQVPTKILTDVANTVAALKPLVNWLNRPPFCGQPHYISMKNNLLKLALEIVTSGQRDRFAENPVENIFEIAKQLAQHADHVIQESQDSLILQPASLDVATLKKRSGESLGFYIVPSFHGVHQVGEVKCNSVAHQCGKIEAGDEIVQVNYQTVVGWQARQVMALLEEASTDIFLTLKKRPRHSKVFGQIYMKPYRLPSKKLFNYPQRYFDQLTPPRPSDLLTIPNFSFPVNKQEKKKVPKIQESQLLSDHLLSPPPVIVGRSISPEIFSHSNSSSGDESELESANCSSPTSVRLYLPKPHIPVQRRATISGASPIGKHAPFNFDQFWNELKQVNEAHNNNKNNSEKSNSEMQLSKRSKPTKVHWTSLPPNEEKIESQKFSDKKLVDTSNKDDGLNSCNLISVKERINQLKINNSPEHTINKKPKIMPKPFVSKVAKPIDNPLFTKVRGKLDKSYSTPSYDFSAECNLPNDFEYFDSDLRMSIEDVKNYDTNEVANNCVFNEDKFKRPDKPVIVFPKPPPPRTDDNVSLATMTETVGNSSINKSVKPILYFPKPPPPRIEDLDFSKTKDTYIIDNNGFEPENSKNIEQFSNRVSESGSGFSFDSKQEEHLESTTNSYLENQNEKFLDYDNITTHISQDRVPESIDCSKYSMNHSKNNSYSNNKHQDPSDFEKNSFSDLSDACPPLSLTDLSGSDDNIFRVDTKDNISLPSERTAIIHHQAVLNTPATFPRQKTETKKSQPPVPPPRPSKPAELPKRTSYRAMLGAKTIGKKENKGQKQLFQRNPLIAKRRNISAKELGMCEYQGWLYQRSKKISPRMQWIKGWFIIKGTTFYGFNNKESSKSRLMIILSGFTVSVADEVKSRTNAFKVYHMGTMFYFAAETPDDLSMWLDWFSTATIADGHNSNIVAVSETDGEEDDDLNENHELVDTASSKPGTSHDSSFTSSAFKNISTFLSSHMGSHSNHSTNSNKNKTDKSFHSLKKQQKKNLTKEDQAKGSSLDRKHWKFLGMGMIGRDSNEPVPTSQYRSYRRVPPTVPKCATDASVLPSSYNQNSDIYPTSQINHNRPADMVDYRLASITKPDTNQRRADPTNSSEITLESFIQSRQDERRIQHLHMGMRVPQYIAPPPPLPPGIRDDQNQQFLDQASFRIAAESEPRSRQPITALTNVEHNYNLSVLPPWLTESSTQSSDFNGNRNSKTFPHPRDGPYMPQLSESHEHQLYSNRYPLDQISDTESLEYPSVFEPETYSLTDVHSRRRDRSNNNIENEPGNSNSYR, encoded by the exons atggcTTATGTAAACGTTGCTGATTGGAAATCTGACCAAGTAGCTGATTGGCTCAaag GTTTAGATAGtgttattataccatatatcAAGTACTTCATTGATACAGATGTAAATGGTCAAAAGTTATTAGATATGCAACCTAATGACTTGGATAAAATTGGCGTGCAAAAAATTGGACACCAAGAGTTAATATTAGAAGCAGTAGATCTTCTAAGAAATTTT CATTATGAACTGGATAAAGAAAATGTACAATTACTAGCATTAAGATTGTCTTGCAGCGCTCATAGCTTATACAAagacataaaacaaaattatttaaattctactcAAGTTCCAACTAAAATTCTTACAGATGTTGCCAATACAGTAGCTGCATTAAAACCATTAGTTAATTGGTTAAACag accTCCATTTTGTGGCCAACCacattatataagtatgaaaaacaatttacttaAGCTGGCGCTTGAAATAGTAACTAGTGGTCAACGTGATCGGTTCGCTGAGAATccagttgaaaatatttttgagattgCTAAACAATTAGCTCAACATGCTGATCATGTTATTCAAGAAAGCCAAGATTCTCTAATTTTACAACCGGCTTCTTTGGATGTTGCTACACTTAAAAAAAGATCTGGAGAATCTCtg ggattttatattgtaccttCATTTCATGGAGTTCATCAAGTTGGAGAAGTGAAATGTAATAGTGTGGCACACCAGTGTGGTAAAATTGAGGCTGGTGATGAAATAGTACAAGTAAATTATCAAACTGTg GTTGGTTGGCAAGCTAGACAAGTAATGGCTTTGTTAGAAGAAGCTTcaactgatatttttttgacacTCAAAAAACGACCACGTCACAGTAAAGTATTTGGACAAATTTACATGAAACCATATCGTTTACCcagtaaaaaactatttaattatccaCAAAGATACTTTGATCAACTTACTCCACCAAGGCCAAGTGATTTATTGACAATTCCTAACTTCAGTTTTCCTGTAAACAA acaaGAAAAAAAGAAGGTACCAAAGATTCAAGAAAGTCAACTTTTAAGTGATCATTTGTTGAGTCCTCCACCAGTTATAGTTGGGCGTTCAATTTCTCCCGAAATTTTTTCTCATAGTAATAGCAGTAGTGGTGATGAAAGTGAACTTGAAAGTGCCAACTGCTCCTCGCCTACTTCTGTAAGATTATATCTTCCAAAGCCACATATCCCTGTTCAAAGAAGGGCAACAATAAGTGGAGCCAGTCCTATTGGAAAACATGCACCATTCAATTTTGATCAG ttttggAATGAATTGAAACAAGTTAATGAagctcataataataataaaaataatagtgaaaaATCTAATAGTGAGATGCAACTTAGCAAACGTTCCAAACCAACAAAAGTTCATTGGACATCACTACCACCAAATGAAGAGAAAATTGAAAGTCAAAAATTTTCTGATAAGAAACTCGTTGATACATCTAATAAAGACGATGGTTTAAATAgctgtaatttaatttctgtCAAAGAGCGAATTaatcaattgaaaattaataacagcCCAGAACATACTATTAacaaaaaacctaaaataatgCCAAAACCCTTTGTTTCTAAAGTTGCTAAACCAATTGATAATCCATTATTTACTAAAGTTCGTGGTAAACTAGACAAAAGTTATAGTACTCCTTCGTATGACTTTTCTGCAGAATGTAATCTACCTaatgattttgaatattttgattctgATTTGAGAATGTCAATTGaagatgtaaaaaattatgacacCAATGAAGTCGCTAATAACTGTGTTTTTAATGAAGATAAATTCAAAAGACCTGATAAACCTGTTATAGTTTTTCCTAAGCCACCCCCTCCTCGAACTGATGACAATGTTTCTTTAGCAACTATGACAGAAACAGTTGGAAATAGTTCTATAAACAAATCagtaaaaccaattttatacTTTCCAAAACCTCCTCCACCTAGAATTGAAgatttagatttttcaaaaaccaaagatacttatataattgataataatggaTTTGAACctgaaaatagtaaaaatatagaacaatTTAGCAATAGAGTATCAGAATCTGGCAGTGGATTTTCATTTGATTCAAAACAAGAAGAACACTTAGAAAGTACTACAAACAGTTACttagaaaatcaaaatgaaaAGTTCTTAGATTATGATAACATTACAACGCATATATCTCAAGATAGAGTTCCAGAATCAATAGATTGTTCCAAATATTCTATGAaccattctaaaaataattcttactcAAACAATAAACATCAAGATCCatcagattttgaaaaaaattcattttctgaTTTGTCTGACGCTTGCCCACCACTGTCATTAACTGATCTTAGTGGTagtgatgataatatatttcgtGTGGATACCAAAGATAACATATCTTTACCATCTGAACGAACAGCCATCATACACCATCAAGCTGTATTAAATACTCCAGCTACATTTCCTAGACAAAAaactgaaacaaaaaaatctcaGCCGCCGGTACCACCTCCTAGACCATCCAAGCCTGCTGAACTGCCTAAAAGAACCAGCTATAGAGCTATGCTTGGTGCTAAAACTATTggcaaaaaagaaaataaaggaCAGAAACAACTATTTCAACGGAATCCATTAATAgcta aACGTCGAAATATAAGTGCTAAAGAATTAGGTATGTGTGAATATCAAGGATGGCTCTATCAaagatctaaaaaaatatctccTAGAATGCAGTGGATTAAAGGATGGTTCATTATTAAAGGAACTACTTTTTAtgggtttaataataaagaa tcatcTAAATCTCgacttatgattatattatctgGTTTCACGGTATCTGTTGCTGATGAAGTTAAGTCAAGAACTAATGCTTTTAAAGTATACCATATGGGAACCATGTTCTATTTTGCAGCTGAAACACCAGATGATTTATCCATGTGGTTAGATTGGTTTTCAACCGCTACCATAGCTGATGGACATAATTcaa ATATTGTGGCTGTTAGCGAGACTGATGGTGAAGAAGATGATGACTTAAATGAAAACCATGAATTGGTAGATACAGCTTCATCAAAACCAGGAACATCACATGATTCTTCTTTTACAAGTTCAgcttttaagaatatttcaaCATTTCTGTCAAGTCATATGGGGTCACATTCGAATCATAGtacaaattctaataaaaacaaaac ggaTAAAAGCTttcattcattaaaaaaacaacaaaaaaagaatttgaCAAAAGAAGATCAAGCAAAAGGTAGCAGCTTGGACAGAAAACATTGGAAATTTTTAGGAATGGGTATGATTGGACGTGATTCAAATGAACCAGTTCCAACATCTCAATATCGTAGTTATCGAAGAGTACCTCCAACAGTTCCTAAGTGTGCAACAGATGCATCTGTACTCCCTAGTTCATATAaccaaaa ttctgATATTTATCCTACGTCTCAAATTAACCATAATCGTCCAGCAGATATGGTTGATTATCGATTAGCTTCAATAACAAAACCTGATACTAACCAAAG aaGAGCAGATCCTACAAACAGTTCTGAAATAACACTAGAATCATTTATACAATCCCGGCAAGATGAAAGGCGTATACAACACCTACATATGGGAATGCGTGTACCTCAATACATAGCTCCACCACCACCACTACCACcag gaATTAGAGATGATcaaaatcaacaatttttgGATCAAGCTAGTTTCAG AATTGCTGCTGAAAGTGAACCTCGATCAAGGCAACCAATCACTGCATTGACTAATGTTGAacacaattacaatttaagtGTATTACCTCCTT ggCTAACTGAGAGTTCAACTCAGTCTAGTGATTTTAATGGAAATAGAAATTCTAAAACATTTCCACATCCTCGTGATGGTCCATATATGCCTCAATTGTCTGAATCACACGAACATCAATTATATTCCAATCGAtat cctTTAGATCAAATCAGTGACACTGAATCATTAGAATATCCATCTGTTTTTGAACCAGAGACTTATTCATTAACCGATGTTCATTCAAGAAGACGAGATCggtcgaataataatatcgaaaatGAACCTGGAAACAGTAATAGTTACAGgtga